GGGCAACTGATGGTCAGTACTTACAGTTGTATCAGGGCATTTGCTTAAACAAAACAATCAAGTTAGAAAATTCAGTCTAAAATAACGAAATTCAACAGATTCTAATTTAATTAGAACAATTCTTAACATGATATCATGGCACATAGCCCATAACTAGATGTATAATAATGATATttcatttagtttttttttttaatagcaACTTTCATACCACGAAAACGCTGCTAGCAAATCGCTAGAGCAAAAACAGGACACACCTTACAAATCAAAACTAAAAATTATATCTTCTGCTGCCAGGACTTGAACCTGGGACTCCTGTGTTAGAGGAGCCGAAACACCCAATGTTTTAGTTTATTGTCCTACAGCGGAATACGTTTGATATTTCATTTAGTGTTGCTTAAAAAACCACAACACAGAAAAGGCATTCAAATGTGTAGTTAATCATTTTCGATATCATCATGATTTTTCAAGTCACACCAAAGAAAAAGCTTTCAAAATGACTTGTTTCTTTCATTATTCAGTTTCAGATTTGAATACAAGTTACCCACAAAACAGCATCTATAAATTCAACCATTACTGCACAATTAACATTGTGCAAGTATATTTTAGCTTGAATATATACCAAACACGAGACACTACAAGCTCATAACTTGTCCAAAGAAACTCTAAATCCCCAAATATACAATTAGACAGTATTATCAGTGCACCTGCTTAAACAAAGCAGTAAATTCAAACAAAACTAACACCAGAAAAACAAAACCCAACACATTTTAATTCCATTAGAACAATTCTTAACACGAAACAATGACTCCGAGATGGAGAACAACAACACCAACactaaaacaaaacacaaatCCAACAGATCTACAATCAACAACCAAAACCCTAACCGCCGAAACCGTACAGGGTACGGCCCTGTCTCTTGAGCGCATACACCACATCCATGGCGGTCACAGTCTTCCTGCGAGCGTGCTCAGTGTAGGTGACGGCATCTCTGATAACATTTTCCAAAAAGATCTTGAGAACGCCACGTGTCTCTTCATAGATCAAACCGCTGATACGCTTCACACCTCCTCTGCGAGCCAATCTGCGGATAGCTGGCTTGGTGATTCCCTGAATGTTGTCACGAAGAACCTTACGGTGTCGTTTTGCTCCTCCCTTTCCCAATCCCTTGCCTCCCTTACCACGGCCTGACATTGTTgttgaaatgaaatgaaattgaAATTGAGATTTAATTTGAAAGGTTTGAGTGATGATGAATTTGGGTGGTGTTGTGGGGTTTTTATATATGTGGGTATGAAGGCGGGATATGAAAGTTTTTGAATTGTAGAAATTTCAGAGGATGAGGGccgtttgattgtgatttgaatgGACGGTGGATGAGGGGTTTGGGATTGAGATCCGTGTGGTGTGCTTTCTGGCTGAGGGTAAAAGGTGTGTTTTAGAGTTTAGATGTCCAGTGATGTGTTATTAttatagttaaaaaaaattatcaggttatttgttttttttcttattaAGTTTGATGGTTACTAGAAAAAATAATTaatgttacaaatgaaaatgAAAGTTTATTGATGTCTTGTTGTGTGGTATAACGGTACGAACGGTCGAAATGCATAAGATTAATGTATCTTATCTTAAATGTTATTAATTTTTCACTATGTTATATGTCATGATAATCTTGATTGTTTGTATCAATGTTAATCAATATGGACGTTGATAAGAACAAAAAAAACCTAAGCGACGTATTATACTACTGATCAACATGTTATACCTCGCTCAGTAAAACTGAAAACTGCCTGACGTATATTACTCAAGTCGACATATTATATTCCGCTAGTTAAACTTTCCCCAACGTAATGACGTATAATACTCCGCTCTTCATATCGTTGTATAAGAGTCTCGTTGAATATA
The Helianthus annuus cultivar XRQ/B chromosome 6, HanXRQr2.0-SUNRISE, whole genome shotgun sequence genome window above contains:
- the LOC110919026 gene encoding histone H4, whose protein sequence is MSGRGKGGKGLGKGGAKRHRKVLRDNIQGITKPAIRRLARRGGVKRISGLIYEETRGVLKIFLENVIRDAVTYTEHARRKTVTAMDVVYALKRQGRTLYGFGG